In Terriglobia bacterium, one genomic interval encodes:
- a CDS encoding UvrD-helicase domain-containing protein → MDLAKLLNPQQLEAAQTTEGPVLILAGAGSGKTRVITYRVAHLIEDRDVRPDQILAVTFTNKASDQMKSRVRNLLRAARLGDPLISTFHSLCVRILRREIEALDYTRDFTIYDDSDQMQVVKAAMKDLKVDDRLVTAKTIHSRISHAKNHGKTAQNLLDDSWDPSWEFTANVFNEYEKRLKKSNALDFDDLLIKTVDLFDKFPASAEKYSMRFQYVMVDEYQDTNRQQYRLVRHLTRVHDNICVVGDEDQSIYSWRGADIQNILSFEKDFPRVRTIKLEQNYRSTKNILAAASAVVANNEMRKGKSLWTQNPSGDLITYLEAADAEAEAMYVAERLLFHQKSDPGARMAVLYRTNFISRILEEKLRRYNMKYRIVGGFSFYERAEIKDMIGYLTVALNPHDSVHVLRVINVPARGIGKTTTDALEELAVERGISIWDAIEATVREARLPMRTLRGLEAFYRLVAGFVQGAAELSSAALLEKIVSGTKYLETLQEEGTEEAESRIENIRELLTAAEESHERGEKLREFLDHAALVSDQDAYDEATPVSLMTLHTAKGLEFPVVLIMGLEDGLFPHSRSIAEAAQLEEERRLFYVGMTRAENKLYLTSARFRRYFGNMDHQVSEPSRFLAEVPQDLVEDVGERRRKPAMRYGGTSYDTADAVMKVLGGGEKTAAPAYRPSEPKKKSGGAWALGTRVKHAKYGYGTILRTEGAGDDLKLTVSFISHGLKKMIAKYAELETV, encoded by the coding sequence GGATCTAGCTAAACTCTTGAATCCCCAACAACTTGAAGCGGCGCAGACTACCGAGGGCCCGGTCCTTATTCTGGCCGGCGCTGGCAGCGGCAAGACGCGCGTCATCACCTATCGAGTCGCGCATCTGATCGAGGATCGCGATGTGCGGCCCGACCAGATTCTAGCCGTCACCTTTACGAACAAAGCCTCGGACCAGATGAAATCCCGCGTGCGCAATCTGCTCCGCGCCGCGCGGCTGGGCGACCCGTTGATTTCGACGTTCCATTCGCTGTGTGTGCGCATTCTGCGCCGCGAAATCGAAGCGCTGGATTACACGCGGGACTTCACGATCTACGACGACTCCGATCAGATGCAGGTCGTGAAAGCCGCCATGAAAGACCTGAAGGTCGACGACCGCCTCGTCACCGCGAAGACGATCCATTCGCGCATCAGTCATGCGAAAAATCACGGCAAGACCGCCCAGAATCTGCTCGACGATTCGTGGGACCCGTCATGGGAATTCACCGCGAACGTTTTCAACGAATATGAAAAGCGGCTCAAGAAATCGAATGCGCTCGACTTCGACGATCTGCTGATCAAGACGGTCGATCTGTTCGACAAGTTCCCCGCATCCGCCGAAAAGTACAGCATGCGGTTCCAGTACGTGATGGTCGACGAATACCAGGATACCAACCGCCAGCAGTACCGGCTGGTGCGGCATCTGACGCGCGTACACGACAACATTTGTGTGGTGGGTGACGAGGACCAGTCGATCTACAGCTGGCGCGGCGCCGACATTCAGAACATTCTGTCGTTCGAGAAGGACTTTCCGCGCGTCCGCACCATCAAACTCGAACAGAACTACCGTTCCACGAAGAACATTCTTGCTGCCGCAAGCGCCGTTGTGGCCAACAACGAAATGCGGAAAGGCAAGTCGCTCTGGACGCAGAATCCTTCCGGCGACCTCATCACCTATCTGGAGGCGGCCGACGCGGAGGCAGAAGCCATGTATGTCGCCGAGCGCCTTCTCTTTCACCAGAAGTCGGACCCGGGGGCGCGAATGGCGGTGTTATACCGTACAAACTTTATCTCGCGCATCCTCGAAGAAAAACTCCGCCGCTACAATATGAAATACCGGATCGTCGGCGGCTTCAGTTTCTACGAACGGGCCGAGATCAAGGACATGATCGGTTACCTGACCGTCGCTTTGAACCCGCATGATTCGGTGCACGTTCTTCGCGTCATCAACGTTCCGGCGCGAGGGATCGGAAAGACCACAACGGACGCTCTCGAAGAGCTTGCCGTGGAACGCGGTATCTCGATCTGGGATGCAATCGAAGCTACGGTCCGCGAAGCCCGGCTGCCGATGCGGACGCTTCGTGGCCTCGAAGCCTTCTACCGGCTGGTCGCCGGCTTCGTTCAAGGCGCCGCGGAGTTGTCCAGCGCGGCATTATTGGAAAAGATCGTCAGTGGGACGAAGTATCTCGAGACGCTTCAGGAAGAAGGCACCGAAGAAGCGGAAAGCCGCATCGAAAATATCCGTGAACTGCTCACCGCCGCGGAAGAAAGCCATGAGCGCGGCGAGAAGCTGCGCGAGTTCCTGGACCATGCGGCGCTGGTTTCAGATCAGGATGCCTATGACGAAGCCACTCCTGTTTCATTGATGACGCTGCATACCGCGAAGGGTCTCGAGTTTCCCGTGGTTCTGATCATGGGACTGGAAGACGGACTTTTTCCCCATAGCCGTTCAATCGCGGAAGCTGCCCAGCTGGAAGAGGAGCGCCGCCTTTTTTACGTCGGAATGACACGCGCCGAGAACAAGCTGTATCTGACGTCCGCGCGTTTCCGGCGTTATTTCGGCAACATGGATCACCAGGTGTCCGAGCCTTCGCGCTTCCTTGCCGAAGTACCACAGGACCTGGTGGAAGACGTCGGCGAACGCCGGCGCAAGCCCGCCATGAGATACGGGGGCACAAGCTACGATACGGCTGATGCTGTGATGAAGGTTCTGGGCGGCGGTGAAAAGACAGCGGCCCCCGCCTACAGACCGTCCGAACCGAAGAAGAAATCCGGCGGCGCATGGGCTCTCGGCACGCGGGTCAAGCACGCCAAGTACGGCTACGGCACGATCCTTCGCACCGAAGGGGCCGGAGACGACCTGAAGCTCACCGTCAGCTTCATCTCGCATGGCCTGAAGAAGATGATTGCCAAATACGCGGAACTGGAGACGGTGTAG
- a CDS encoding metallophosphoesterase family protein, with amino-acid sequence MPVVGVISDTHGLLRPEVLRVFRKVDLILHAGDIGSLEVLNALQRLAPVIAIRGNNDTEAWAKGIPEFKRLSVGGISIFMIHDLKKMETAHDSDGCAVIVSGHSHKPSIERRGGILYLNPGGAGPRRFKLPIGVARLTIDQSRPAARLIEFRT; translated from the coding sequence ATGCCTGTCGTTGGCGTCATCTCGGACACACACGGCCTCCTCCGGCCTGAAGTTCTGAGAGTCTTCAGGAAGGTCGATTTAATTCTTCACGCAGGCGATATCGGAAGCCTCGAGGTCCTGAATGCACTGCAGAGGCTCGCGCCCGTCATTGCCATCCGTGGCAATAACGACACTGAAGCCTGGGCGAAAGGTATTCCCGAATTTAAGAGGCTTTCGGTAGGAGGCATTTCCATCTTCATGATTCACGACCTCAAGAAAATGGAGACTGCACATGATTCTGACGGCTGCGCGGTGATTGTCAGCGGCCACTCCCACAAACCGTCAATCGAGCGGCGCGGCGGCATTCTGTATTTGAATCCGGGAGGCGCCGGGCCGCGCCGATTCAAGCTTCCGATCGGCGTGGCCCGGTTGACCATCGATCAGTCGCGCCCGGCGGCGCGACTGATCGAATTCAGAACTTGA